In Paracoccus fistulariae, a single window of DNA contains:
- a CDS encoding adenosylcobalamin-dependent ribonucleoside-diphosphate reductase: protein MSRFAAPIAEQIWDMKYRMKDAQGQPVDATVEDSWRRVARDLAAVENDPSLWEDRFYHALEDFRFLPAGRILAGAGTGRDVTLFNCFVMGTIPDNMGGIFDMLREAALTMQQGGGIGYDFSTIRPKGAEVKGVAADASGPLSFMDVWDSMCRTIMSAGSRRGAMMATMRCDHPDIEDFIAAKQDSARLRMFNLSVLVTDDFMQAVKDDTGWDLIFGGKVYRTLPARDLWNRIMRATYDYAEPGVIFIDRINQQNNLSYAEVISATNPCGEQPLPPFGACLLGSVNLARLVSDPFTPQARLDLAALDDLVRVAIRMMDNVVDASKFPLPQQLAEAQAKRRIGLGVTGLADALLMLGLRYGAPEAVDQTRDWMKAIARAAYLASTDLAREKGAFPLFDADAYLASGFMQRMDQDVRDAVREHGIRNALLTSIAPTGTISLYAGNVSSGIEPVFAFAYTRKVLQKDGSRTEEEVVDYAVQMWRDLYGDAPLPDYFVNAQTLAPLDHVAMQAAAQDWVDSSISKTINCPEDIGFEEFKDVYLAAWDQGCKGCTTYRPNDVTGSVLSVSEQADATPEADQGADVVYLTEPLDRPGTLDGATYKLKWPGSEHAIYITINDIVQSGHRRPFEIFINSKNMEHFAWTVALTRMISAVFRRGGNVSFVVEELKAVFDPRGGAWMQGRYVPSILAAIGGVIERHMIETGFLSGEGMGLKSDPTADAVAVGERPRGPACPNCGQYGMQMAEGCMTCPSCGYSKCG from the coding sequence ATGAGCCGTTTCGCCGCCCCGATCGCCGAACAAATCTGGGATATGAAATACCGGATGAAGGACGCGCAGGGGCAGCCCGTGGATGCGACGGTAGAGGACAGCTGGCGCCGCGTCGCCCGCGATCTGGCTGCCGTCGAAAACGACCCCTCGCTGTGGGAAGACCGCTTCTATCACGCGCTGGAGGATTTCAGGTTCCTGCCGGCGGGCCGCATTCTGGCCGGTGCGGGGACGGGGCGAGATGTGACGCTGTTCAACTGCTTTGTCATGGGCACCATTCCCGACAATATGGGCGGCATCTTCGACATGCTGCGCGAGGCTGCGCTGACCATGCAGCAGGGCGGTGGCATCGGCTATGATTTCAGCACCATCCGTCCGAAAGGGGCCGAGGTGAAGGGCGTTGCCGCCGATGCTTCGGGGCCGCTCAGCTTCATGGATGTCTGGGATTCCATGTGCCGCACGATCATGTCCGCGGGCAGCCGCCGTGGCGCGATGATGGCCACCATGCGCTGCGATCATCCCGACATCGAGGATTTCATTGCGGCCAAACAGGACAGTGCCCGGCTGCGGATGTTCAACCTGTCGGTGCTGGTCACCGATGATTTCATGCAGGCGGTCAAGGACGATACAGGCTGGGATCTGATATTCGGCGGCAAGGTCTACCGCACCCTGCCTGCGCGCGATCTGTGGAACCGGATCATGCGCGCGACCTATGACTATGCCGAGCCGGGCGTGATCTTCATCGACCGGATCAATCAGCAGAACAACCTGTCCTATGCCGAGGTGATCTCGGCCACCAATCCCTGCGGCGAACAGCCTTTGCCGCCCTTTGGTGCCTGTCTGCTGGGCTCGGTCAATCTGGCGCGGCTGGTCAGCGATCCCTTTACGCCACAGGCGCGGCTGGATCTGGCGGCGCTGGACGATCTGGTGCGCGTGGCCATCCGGATGATGGATAATGTCGTCGATGCCAGCAAGTTTCCCCTGCCGCAGCAACTGGCCGAGGCACAGGCCAAGCGCCGCATCGGTCTGGGGGTGACGGGGCTGGCCGATGCGCTGTTGATGCTGGGGCTGCGCTATGGCGCGCCGGAGGCCGTCGATCAGACGCGGGACTGGATGAAGGCCATCGCCCGCGCCGCCTATCTGGCCAGTACCGATCTGGCGAGAGAGAAGGGCGCCTTTCCGCTGTTTGACGCCGATGCCTATCTGGCGTCGGGTTTCATGCAGCGCATGGATCAGGATGTGCGCGACGCCGTGCGCGAACATGGGATCCGCAACGCCTTGCTGACCAGCATCGCGCCCACCGGCACGATCAGCCTTTATGCCGGGAATGTCTCGTCCGGGATCGAGCCGGTTTTTGCCTTCGCCTATACCCGGAAAGTGCTGCAAAAGGACGGCAGCCGGACCGAGGAAGAGGTTGTGGATTATGCCGTCCAGATGTGGCGTGACCTCTATGGCGACGCGCCCTTGCCGGATTATTTCGTGAACGCCCAGACCCTGGCGCCGCTGGACCATGTCGCGATGCAGGCTGCCGCGCAGGACTGGGTGGACAGTTCTATCTCGAAGACCATCAACTGTCCCGAGGATATTGGCTTCGAGGAGTTCAAGGATGTGTATCTGGCGGCCTGGGATCAGGGCTGCAAGGGCTGCACCACCTATCGGCCGAATGATGTGACCGGCAGCGTGCTGTCGGTCAGCGAACAGGCCGATGCCACGCCCGAGGCCGATCAGGGGGCCGATGTTGTCTACCTGACGGAACCGCTGGACCGTCCCGGCACGCTGGACGGCGCGACCTACAAGCTGAAATGGCCGGGCAGCGAGCACGCGATCTACATCACCATCAACGATATCGTGCAGTCGGGCCACCGCCGCCCCTTCGAAATCTTCATCAATTCCAAGAATATGGAGCATTTCGCCTGGACCGTGGCGCTGACGCGCATGATCTCGGCCGTGTTCCGGCGCGGCGGGAATGTCAGCTTTGTCGTTGAAGAGTTGAAGGCCGTTTTCGATCCGCGTGGCGGGGCGTGGATGCAGGGGCGCTACGTCCCCTCGATCCTCGCGGCCATCGGCGGCGTGATCGAGCGGCATATGATCGAGACCGGTTTCCTCAGCGGCGAGGGGATGGGCCTGAAATCCGATCCGACTGCGGATGCCGTCGCGGTCGGCGAGCGCCCCCGAGGCCCGGCCTGCCCGAATTGCGGCCAATATGGCATGCAGATGGCCGAAGGCTGTATGACCTGCCCAAGCTGCGGCTATTCGAAATGCGGGTGA
- a CDS encoding GNAT family N-acetyltransferase has protein sequence MRSDNSFLQIRLAVSEQDLMAAQRLRYRVFVEELGGNGTLVDHENRLERDEFDPIVDHLCLIDTRRSAAELDHVVGVYRLLPGDRAASFGRFYCDSEYDLTPLRKTDRKVLELGRSCVDPEFRGGSAMFLLWNALADYVLDHGIEILFGVASFHGTDPAMLAPSLSWLHHNALAPQDLRPVARPDGFQSMDLIAPDQLDRREAMVGMPALIKAYLRLGGLVGQGAYIDREFNTTDVFLIMDTKAMSEKHRKFYESRWQAQ, from the coding sequence ATGCGCTCTGATAATTCCTTTCTCCAAATCCGTCTGGCCGTGTCAGAGCAGGATTTGATGGCTGCTCAGAGGCTGCGTTATCGCGTCTTTGTCGAAGAGCTTGGCGGCAATGGCACGCTGGTCGATCACGAAAACCGGCTGGAACGCGATGAATTCGATCCCATCGTCGATCACCTCTGCCTGATCGACACGCGCCGCTCGGCTGCGGAACTGGATCATGTGGTCGGCGTCTATCGCCTGCTGCCGGGCGACCGCGCCGCCAGCTTTGGCCGCTTCTATTGCGACAGCGAATATGACCTGACGCCGCTGCGCAAGACCGACCGCAAGGTGCTGGAACTGGGCCGCTCCTGCGTCGATCCCGAGTTTCGTGGCGGCTCGGCGATGTTCCTCTTGTGGAACGCGCTGGCCGATTACGTGCTGGACCACGGGATCGAGATCCTGTTCGGCGTGGCCAGCTTTCACGGCACGGATCCCGCGATGCTGGCACCTTCGCTCAGCTGGCTGCACCACAATGCCCTGGCGCCGCAGGACCTGCGCCCGGTCGCGCGGCCGGACGGGTTTCAGAGCATGGACCTGATTGCGCCCGACCAATTGGACCGGCGCGAGGCGATGGTCGGAATGCCCGCCCTGATCAAGGCCTATCTGCGCCTTGGCGGCTTGGTCGGGCAGGGCGCCTATATCGACCGGGAATTCAATACGACCGATGTTTTTTTGATCATGGATACCAAGGCCATGTCAGAAAAACATCGAAAATTCTACGAAAGCCGCTGGCAGGCGCAATGA
- a CDS encoding uracil-DNA glycosylase family protein, protein MSDLQHRIRDCHLCETRFAATATRHRPRPVVWFRPGARILIVGQAPGLRVHESGRPFTDRSGDRLREWMAVDEASFYDRDRIAIVPMAFCFPGYDGKGADLPPPPICAATWRRQVMDLLKPDLTLLVGGHAMRWHLGARNVTETVAGWRDHAPAVFPLPHPSWRNTGWLKRNPWFQADLLPELRAAVAAHL, encoded by the coding sequence ATGTCCGACCTTCAGCACCGCATCCGCGACTGTCACCTTTGTGAAACGCGCTTTGCCGCGACCGCCACGCGGCACCGTCCAAGGCCCGTCGTCTGGTTCCGCCCGGGCGCGCGGATTTTGATCGTGGGGCAGGCGCCGGGCCTGCGCGTGCATGAAAGCGGCAGGCCGTTCACCGACCGATCTGGCGACAGGCTGCGCGAGTGGATGGCGGTGGATGAGGCCAGTTTCTATGACCGCGACCGCATCGCCATCGTGCCAATGGCCTTCTGCTTTCCGGGCTATGATGGCAAGGGCGCGGATCTGCCGCCGCCGCCGATCTGTGCCGCGACATGGCGTCGGCAGGTCATGGATCTGCTGAAGCCCGATCTGACATTGCTGGTGGGCGGCCACGCGATGCGCTGGCATCTGGGTGCACGCAATGTCACCGAGACCGTGGCAGGCTGGCGCGATCATGCCCCGGCGGTTTTTCCCCTGCCGCATCCGTCATGGCGCAATACCGGCTGGCTGAAACGCAATCCGTGGTTTCAGGCCGATCTGCTGCCTGAATTGCGGGCGGCGGTGGCGGCACATCTGTAA
- a CDS encoding DUF3553 domain-containing protein, with protein MNELLEPGMIVRHPDAPEWGEGQVQSRIGEKITVNFADAGKRVIDGRRVALEIVWS; from the coding sequence ATGAATGAACTGCTGGAACCGGGCATGATCGTCCGCCATCCCGACGCGCCCGAATGGGGCGAAGGGCAGGTGCAATCGCGCATAGGAGAAAAAATTACTGTTAACTTCGCTGATGCCGGTAAGCGAGTTATCGATGGTCGTCGTGTTGCCCTCGAGATCGTGTGGTCGTGA
- a CDS encoding mechanosensitive ion channel domain-containing protein produces the protein MIVWRLLRTTLLITLLSLATMASAEARDDAGTSEAPGSTISVSNSPATDFAIRSRINGILNQVPTFSAIDARVRAGVVTLTGEVTEQSTISRLEDLIYRVDGVVAVENKVVLSTDIGARLENVRERFEQRLNTIVAGLPFVALGLAVGAVIVLLGGWISRRRKTIEHLTPNPFIADFLAQTIRLTSWVVALVVALDLMEAGALLGTLLGAAGIFGLSLSFASRDTIENFVATLILSLRQPFNPNDLIEVNTLRGRVIRMTSRGTSLLTLDGNHIRIPNQIIYKAVIINYTRNPERRFLVDLAVDPAADLWQARDLAVKTMAAMDFVLKRPEPVAWLEPAGANHDMILVRAGGWVSQEGTDFDLARGEAFRRLHRAMEDAGFAVPEIVHRVQLEGSDSAAADADKPQTKPQRRERAFDLSPDEAFEQMVDRERVDDGRNLLTPAPTRNPQGG, from the coding sequence ATGATTGTCTGGCGGCTTCTTCGGACCACCCTGCTGATCACCCTGCTGTCGCTGGCCACAATGGCCAGCGCAGAGGCGCGCGACGATGCTGGAACCTCGGAAGCGCCCGGGTCCACGATCTCGGTCAGCAACAGTCCGGCGACGGATTTCGCCATCCGCTCTCGCATCAACGGGATCCTTAATCAGGTCCCGACCTTTTCGGCCATTGATGCGCGCGTGCGGGCTGGCGTGGTAACGCTGACCGGCGAGGTGACCGAACAATCGACCATTTCCCGGCTGGAAGACCTGATCTACCGCGTGGACGGGGTCGTCGCGGTGGAAAACAAGGTCGTGCTCTCCACCGATATCGGCGCCCGGCTGGAAAATGTGCGCGAACGCTTTGAGCAGCGTCTGAACACGATTGTCGCCGGCTTGCCCTTTGTGGCACTGGGACTTGCCGTCGGCGCGGTCATTGTGCTGCTGGGGGGCTGGATCTCGCGGCGGCGCAAGACGATCGAGCATCTGACCCCGAACCCCTTCATCGCGGATTTTCTGGCCCAGACCATCCGCCTGACCTCATGGGTGGTGGCGCTGGTCGTGGCGCTGGACCTGATGGAGGCGGGCGCGCTGCTGGGCACCCTTCTGGGTGCGGCAGGTATCTTTGGCCTCTCGCTCAGCTTCGCCTCGCGCGACACGATCGAGAATTTCGTCGCAACGCTGATCCTGTCCCTGCGTCAGCCCTTCAATCCCAACGATCTGATCGAGGTGAACACCCTGCGCGGCCGCGTCATTCGCATGACCAGCCGGGGCACCTCTTTGCTGACGCTGGACGGCAATCACATCCGCATCCCGAACCAGATCATCTACAAGGCGGTCATCATCAACTACACCCGCAACCCCGAGCGGCGGTTTCTGGTGGATCTGGCCGTGGACCCGGCCGCCGACCTGTGGCAGGCGCGCGATCTGGCCGTCAAGACGATGGCGGCCATGGATTTCGTGCTGAAACGGCCCGAACCCGTCGCCTGGCTGGAACCGGCGGGCGCCAATCACGATATGATCCTGGTCCGCGCCGGTGGCTGGGTGTCGCAAGAGGGCACCGATTTCGACCTGGCACGGGGCGAGGCGTTTCGCAGGCTGCACCGCGCGATGGAGGATGCGGGCTTTGCCGTGCCCGAGATCGTGCACCGCGTCCAGCTTGAGGGCAGCGACAGCGCAGCGGCAGATGCCGACAAGCCGCAGACGAAACCGCAGCGCCGCGAACGGGCCTTTGATCTTTCCCCGGATGAGGCCTTCGAGCAGATGGTCGACCGCGAACGCGTCGATGATGGCCGCAACCTGCTGACCCCTGCCCCGACCCGCAATCCGCAGGGCGGTTAA
- a CDS encoding capsule biosynthesis protein yields MTSLPKARRFHISADEAVQPGQQAPASAPPAADPRIRVEVQKKAAEPPAAPPAAGKSPSEGARANDEEARRARFMRTDPVDDGLGGLRAAADAAEKKASDQAPPAQTGPDEEDLDAKLAAIRDEKLSQRQLRIARRIAALNHIQVESDEEAVLRLRERGIDPSHRAALGQILSSEGSKSQARPSQQAPALRPGPAAPMPLPTAANVGLPSRDTLDEERRAAEIYRIQRDIARRRRRRMMFLTMRLLLLVLLPTIIAGYYYFRIATPLYATHSQFQIQFASVSGLGGEGNAIAGLQANTDAVSVQNYLSSRDAMLRLDADMGFRTAFQGPEIDPLKRLPMDATNEETYRLYQKSVKIGYDPTEGMIDMEVIAPTPELSEEFSGALIRYAEARVDQMTARLREDQMQGAVQVYQDAEDKVIAAQERVQELQQSLGVLDPVAEGTVVMNQIATLEGQLAEKRLELGQLQANSRPLQSRVTAVQGDITRLETMIANTRQQLTQDDDSRNSLAKISGELRIAESELTTRQELLAAAAAQMEAARIEANKQVRYLSLSITPVPPDEATYPKAFQNTLVAFLIFSGIYLMLSLTASILREQVST; encoded by the coding sequence ATGACTTCTCTGCCTAAGGCCCGCCGCTTTCACATCTCGGCTGACGAGGCCGTGCAGCCCGGCCAGCAGGCACCGGCATCAGCCCCGCCCGCGGCCGATCCGCGCATCCGGGTCGAGGTGCAGAAGAAAGCCGCAGAGCCGCCTGCCGCGCCGCCCGCAGCGGGCAAATCGCCATCAGAAGGTGCACGGGCCAACGATGAAGAGGCCCGGCGCGCGCGTTTCATGCGCACCGATCCGGTGGATGACGGTCTGGGCGGCCTGCGCGCGGCGGCGGATGCAGCGGAAAAGAAGGCATCCGATCAGGCCCCGCCCGCGCAGACCGGCCCGGATGAAGAGGATCTGGACGCGAAGCTGGCCGCGATCCGCGACGAAAAGCTGTCGCAGCGGCAATTGCGCATCGCCCGGCGCATCGCGGCGCTGAACCATATTCAGGTCGAGTCCGATGAAGAGGCCGTTCTGCGCCTGCGAGAGCGGGGCATAGACCCCTCGCATCGCGCAGCCCTGGGCCAGATCCTGTCGTCCGAGGGCAGCAAATCGCAGGCCCGCCCCTCGCAGCAGGCACCCGCGCTGCGCCCCGGGCCGGCGGCGCCCATGCCTTTGCCGACGGCTGCCAATGTCGGCCTGCCCTCTCGCGATACGCTGGACGAGGAACGCCGGGCCGCCGAGATCTACCGGATCCAGCGCGATATCGCGCGGCGCCGCCGGCGGCGGATGATGTTCCTGACGATGCGGCTTCTGCTGCTGGTGCTGCTGCCAACGATCATCGCAGGCTATTATTATTTCCGCATCGCTACGCCGCTTTACGCCACGCATTCGCAGTTCCAGATCCAGTTCGCCAGCGTCAGCGGTCTGGGCGGCGAAGGGAATGCGATTGCCGGGTTGCAGGCCAATACCGATGCCGTCAGCGTCCAGAACTACCTGTCATCGCGCGACGCCATGCTGCGGCTGGACGCCGATATGGGCTTTCGCACCGCCTTCCAGGGGCCGGAGATCGACCCGCTGAAGCGGCTTCCCATGGATGCCACGAATGAGGAGACATACCGCCTTTACCAGAAATCGGTGAAAATCGGCTATGACCCGACCGAAGGCATGATCGATATGGAGGTGATCGCGCCCACCCCGGAACTGAGCGAGGAGTTCTCGGGCGCGCTGATCCGCTATGCCGAGGCGCGGGTGGACCAGATGACCGCCCGCCTGCGCGAAGATCAGATGCAGGGCGCCGTGCAAGTCTATCAGGATGCCGAGGACAAGGTGATCGCGGCGCAGGAACGCGTGCAGGAATTGCAGCAATCGCTGGGCGTTCTGGATCCGGTCGCGGAGGGCACGGTGGTGATGAACCAGATCGCCACGCTGGAGGGTCAGCTGGCCGAAAAGCGGCTGGAACTTGGACAGCTTCAGGCCAATTCGCGACCGCTGCAAAGCCGTGTCACCGCCGTGCAGGGCGATATCACCCGGCTGGAAACCATGATCGCGAATACGCGGCAGCAACTGACGCAGGATGATGACAGCCGCAACTCTCTGGCCAAGATCAGCGGCGAATTGCGGATCGCGGAAAGCGAATTGACCACACGTCAGGAATTGCTGGCCGCCGCCGCCGCCCAGATGGAAGCCGCCCGGATCGAGGCGAATAAGCAGGTGCGCTACCTGTCGCTTTCGATTACGCCTGTCCCGCCGGATGAGGCCACCTATCCCAAGGCGTTTCAGAATACGCTGGTGGCCTTCCTTATATTTTCCGGAATTTATCTTATGTTGTCTCTGACAGCATCCATTCTTCGCGAACAGGTTTCGACATGA
- a CDS encoding NAD(P)/FAD-dependent oxidoreductase — MEHADIVILGAGAAGLFCAGSALRPGRRVVVLDHATRPGEKIRISGGGRCNFTNMATARDRFLSQNPRFAASALSRYRPQDFVDLVDRAGIAWHEKTQGQLFCDGKATQIIDMLLNRMRGADLRLGAQIGALRHSGDRFELGVDGQMMTADRVIVATGGKSIPKMGATGLAYDLAQQFGLRLVETRAGLVPLTFAEQDLALCRPLAGISVEAQITHQGGRFRDALLFTHRGLSGPVILQISSFWRAGEFLTIDLAPGRNIAEALKQQRGQGGRMAVATALSHLLPDRLAAAIAAEQGLTEARLADQPNTRLDELGARINRWQIRPVGTEGYRTAEVTLGGIDTRDLDAKTMQARQVPGLYFIGECVDVTGWLGGYNFQWAWASADAAGRAD, encoded by the coding sequence ATGGAGCATGCTGATATCGTCATTCTGGGGGCCGGAGCGGCCGGATTGTTCTGCGCAGGTTCGGCGCTGAGGCCGGGGCGGCGGGTCGTCGTTCTGGACCACGCGACCCGGCCCGGAGAGAAGATCAGGATCTCGGGCGGGGGGCGGTGCAACTTCACGAATATGGCCACCGCGCGGGATCGGTTCCTGTCGCAGAACCCGCGATTTGCCGCCAGCGCGCTGTCACGCTATCGCCCGCAGGATTTCGTCGATCTGGTGGATCGGGCCGGGATCGCCTGGCACGAAAAAACGCAGGGGCAGCTGTTTTGCGACGGCAAGGCCACGCAGATCATCGACATGCTGCTGAACCGCATGCGCGGCGCGGATCTGCGTCTTGGCGCGCAGATCGGGGCGCTGCGCCACAGTGGTGATCGCTTTGAACTGGGCGTGGATGGTCAGATGATGACGGCGGATCGCGTGATCGTTGCCACGGGCGGCAAGTCGATTCCCAAGATGGGGGCGACGGGGCTGGCCTATGATCTGGCGCAGCAATTCGGCCTGCGTCTGGTCGAGACGCGGGCCGGGCTGGTGCCGCTGACATTCGCCGAGCAGGATCTGGCGCTGTGCCGCCCGCTGGCCGGGATCTCGGTCGAGGCGCAGATCACCCATCAGGGCGGTCGGTTCCGTGATGCGCTGCTGTTCACGCATCGCGGGCTGAGCGGACCGGTGATCCTGCAGATCTCCAGCTTCTGGCGGGCCGGAGAGTTTTTGACCATCGATCTGGCGCCGGGCCGGAATATCGCCGAGGCGCTGAAGCAGCAGCGTGGGCAGGGCGGACGGATGGCGGTGGCAACGGCGCTGTCGCATCTGCTGCCCGACCGGCTGGCGGCGGCAATCGCGGCCGAGCAGGGGCTGACCGAGGCGCGGCTGGCCGATCAGCCCAACACGCGGCTAGACGAACTGGGCGCGCGGATCAACCGCTGGCAGATCCGGCCGGTCGGCACCGAAGGCTATCGCACGGCAGAGGTCACGCTGGGCGGCATCGACACCCGCGATCTGGACGCAAAAACCATGCAGGCGCGTCAGGTGCCGGGGCTGTATTTCATCGGCGAATGCGTCGATGTGACGGGCTGGCTTGGCGGCTATAATTTCCAATGGGCCTGGGCATCGGCGGATGCGGCGGGGCGCGCGGATTAA
- the kdsA gene encoding 3-deoxy-8-phosphooctulonate synthase — protein MTAQKHVPIGNITCGNDLPLTVIAGPCQLETLDHALMIGETMAEICAREGASYVFKASYDKANRTSLGGKRGIGIEEGLHMMATVRERLGCPVLTDVHDLEQATRAAEFVDAIQIPAFLSRQTDLLLAAGRSGAVVNIKKGQFLAPWDMPNVADKVASTGNDKILLTERGASFGYNTLVADMRSLPIMARTGYPVIMDATHSVQQPGGQGGSSGGQREFAPVMARAAVSIGVAGVFIETHQDPDNAPSDGPNMIYLDKMPGLVASLMKFDRIAKENPVMA, from the coding sequence ATGACAGCGCAAAAACACGTGCCAATCGGCAATATCACCTGTGGCAATGACCTGCCGCTGACCGTCATCGCCGGTCCCTGCCAGTTGGAAACGCTGGATCATGCGCTGATGATCGGGGAAACCATGGCAGAAATCTGCGCCCGCGAAGGCGCCAGCTATGTGTTCAAGGCCAGCTATGACAAGGCCAACCGCACCTCGTTGGGCGGCAAGCGCGGCATCGGGATCGAAGAAGGGCTGCATATGATGGCCACTGTCCGCGAACGGCTTGGCTGTCCGGTGCTGACCGATGTGCATGATCTTGAACAGGCCACCCGCGCGGCGGAATTTGTCGATGCGATCCAGATCCCGGCTTTCCTGTCGCGTCAGACGGACCTGCTGCTGGCCGCCGGCCGCAGCGGCGCCGTGGTCAATATCAAGAAGGGCCAGTTCCTGGCCCCCTGGGACATGCCCAATGTCGCCGACAAGGTCGCCTCGACCGGCAATGACAAGATCCTGCTGACCGAACGCGGCGCCAGCTTTGGCTATAACACGCTGGTCGCGGATATGCGCTCGCTGCCGATCATGGCCCGCACCGGCTATCCGGTGATCATGGACGCCACCCACTCGGTGCAGCAGCCGGGCGGACAGGGCGGATCCTCGGGCGGACAGCGGGAATTCGCGCCGGTCATGGCCCGCGCGGCGGTGTCGATCGGCGTCGCCGGCGTCTTTATCGAAACGCATCAGGATCCGGATAACGCGCCCTCGGACGGGCCGAACATGATCTATCTGGACAAGATGCCGGGGCTTGTCGCCTCGCTGATGAAATTCGACCGGATCGCCAAAGAAAACCCCGTCATGGCATGA
- a CDS encoding lysophospholipid acyltransferase family protein, with amino-acid sequence MSDGPGIDPGRGEATWRDGAAPPVYRPQGVRDWLRVIRRGLPAVLVLLIGVILILPLRGIERLFYGARRPWSGPHVQITCRLTLLCMGIGWRREGVPMNGPGAVVANHSSWLDILTMNAAMPVFFVSKSEVRSWPGINILTRVTNTHFVVRDPKLARAQADEFAQRVRAGHRLLFFPEGTSSDGRRVLPFKPTLFQGFLDPALPTGLAIQPLTATYLAPEGQDPRFYGWWGDMDLGPHLLSVLAVPKQGQVVIRLLAPVPVRGHSRKTLAAACELAVRDGHQSAIMAA; translated from the coding sequence ATGAGCGACGGGCCCGGAATCGATCCCGGTCGGGGAGAGGCAACATGGCGCGACGGCGCGGCCCCGCCCGTCTATCGACCGCAGGGGGTGCGCGACTGGCTGCGCGTGATCCGGCGCGGCCTGCCTGCGGTGCTGGTTCTGCTGATCGGCGTGATCCTGATCCTGCCCTTGCGCGGGATCGAGCGCCTGTTCTACGGCGCCCGCCGACCCTGGAGCGGACCGCATGTGCAGATCACCTGTCGGCTGACGCTGCTCTGCATGGGTATCGGCTGGCGGCGCGAGGGCGTGCCGATGAACGGGCCCGGCGCGGTTGTGGCAAACCACTCCAGCTGGCTGGATATTCTGACGATGAATGCGGCCATGCCGGTGTTTTTCGTCTCGAAATCCGAGGTCCGCAGCTGGCCCGGTATCAATATCCTGACCCGCGTCACGAACACGCATTTCGTGGTCCGCGATCCGAAACTGGCCCGCGCGCAGGCCGACGAATTCGCCCAACGGGTGCGCGCCGGTCACCGGCTGCTGTTCTTTCCCGAAGGCACGTCCAGCGACGGTCGGCGGGTTCTGCCCTTCAAGCCGACATTGTTTCAGGGGTTTCTGGACCCGGCCCTGCCGACCGGTCTGGCGATCCAGCCGCTGACGGCCACCTATCTTGCGCCGGAAGGGCAGGATCCGCGTTTTTATGGCTGGTGGGGCGATATGGACCTTGGGCCGCATCTTTTGTCGGTGCTGGCGGTGCCGAAACAGGGGCAGGTGGTGATCCGGCTTCTGGCGCCTGTTCCGGTACGCGGCCACAGCCGCAAGACGCTTGCGGCGGCCTGCGAATTGGCGGTGCGCGACGGGCATCAATCGGCTATCATGGCTGCCTGA
- a CDS encoding ABC transporter ATP-binding protein has protein sequence MLEFDNVSKSFWTGTRRKVILDRASFRVEPGNSIGILAPNGTGKTTLMNMMCGLEKPDEGKIRRTSRISFPLGFMGGLVARLSANENARYIARLYGLDPDYVAAFARWLTDIDEYFDRPVGTYSAGMRQRFNFSLMLSLEFDIYLIDEGMPQTTDVEFNRKAGSVLYERLSKSTVVIVSHQPTTIEKFCDSAAILRDGRLYHFESLEEAKQYYDFSA, from the coding sequence ATGCTGGAGTTTGACAATGTCTCCAAGTCCTTCTGGACCGGCACGCGGCGCAAGGTGATCCTTGACCGCGCTTCCTTCCGTGTCGAACCCGGCAATTCCATCGGCATCCTTGCGCCCAATGGCACGGGCAAGACAACGCTGATGAACATGATGTGCGGGCTGGAAAAACCCGATGAGGGCAAAATCCGGCGCACCAGCCGCATTTCCTTTCCTCTGGGCTTCATGGGTGGGCTGGTCGCGCGCCTGTCGGCCAATGAAAACGCGCGCTATATCGCCCGGCTCTATGGGCTGGACCCCGATTACGTGGCCGCCTTCGCGCGCTGGCTGACCGATATTGACGAATATTTCGACCGGCCCGTGGGCACCTATTCGGCGGGGATGCGGCAGCGCTTCAACTTTTCGCTGATGCTGTCGCTGGAATTCGACATCTATCTGATCGATGAGGGCATGCCGCAGACCACCGATGTGGAATTCAACCGCAAGGCAGGCTCGGTCCTGTACGAACGGCTGAGCAAATCCACCGTGGTGATCGTCTCGCACCAGCCGACCACGATCGAAAAATTCTGCGATTCGGCCGCGATCCTGCGGGATGGGCGGCTGTATCACTTCGAATCCCTGGAAGAAGCAAAGCAATATTATGACTTCTCTGCCTAA